In Pseudomonas putida, a genomic segment contains:
- a CDS encoding helix-turn-helix domain-containing protein, translated as MTTGTARERTPSPGGLTPVRLRRAKELMLHNGFSIIEIAALCNLTRSHFSRAFKVATGLSPQAWRLLARMEKAKRLLATDAPLTDVGLECGFCDQAHFTRAFSRLVGQPPKAWRLAARASV; from the coding sequence ATGACCACAGGTACGGCCCGGGAACGCACGCCCAGCCCTGGCGGACTCACCCCTGTGCGGCTGCGGCGGGCCAAGGAACTGATGCTCCACAACGGTTTTTCGATCATCGAGATTGCCGCCCTGTGCAACCTCACCCGCAGCCATTTCTCGCGTGCGTTCAAGGTGGCGACCGGGCTGTCGCCGCAAGCCTGGCGGCTATTGGCGCGGATGGAAAAAGCCAAGCGCCTGCTGGCCACCGATGCACCGCTCACCGATGTTGGCCTGGAATGCGGATTTTGCGATCAGGCCCATTTCACCCGCGCCTTCAGCCGCCTGGTTGGCCAGCCACCCAAGGCCTGGCGCCTGGCCGCACGCGCCAGCGTCTGA
- a CDS encoding GlxA family transcriptional regulator, whose protein sequence is MQESRAHRTVAMVLFNDVLLLDVTGPMDAFAIANRFLPPERQYRLVSVADGAEAVRSSCGLKVLADLCLSELPTAVDLLLVPGGPGAYDVALPALENWLGPAARSAKRFGAICTGVFLLGRAGLLAGYRCTTHWNYVQRLASSFPQAKVETEQIYVVDRNLITSGGITAGIDLALAVVAEDHGKSLALEVAKVLLVARHRQGGQTPYGPLLAAVPRDGSPVARVQAYIVDHIDQAFTVQKMADLVAMSSRNFARIFQREVGITPLQYLQNARIDQARRLLEGSDLPLKVVAAQCGFGSDRHMRKVFCERIGMTPAQYRAQFGGA, encoded by the coding sequence ATGCAGGAGAGTCGCGCACATCGCACCGTGGCCATGGTGTTGTTCAACGATGTGCTGTTGCTGGATGTGACCGGGCCGATGGACGCCTTCGCCATCGCCAACCGCTTTTTGCCGCCCGAGCGCCAGTACCGCCTGGTTTCGGTGGCAGACGGTGCCGAGGCGGTGCGCAGTTCATGCGGGCTGAAGGTGTTGGCAGACCTGTGCTTGAGCGAATTGCCCACGGCCGTCGACCTGCTGCTGGTGCCAGGCGGGCCAGGCGCGTATGACGTCGCCCTGCCGGCGCTGGAAAACTGGCTCGGCCCAGCGGCGCGCTCGGCCAAACGGTTCGGCGCCATTTGTACCGGGGTGTTCCTGCTTGGCCGGGCCGGGTTGCTGGCGGGTTACCGTTGCACCACGCACTGGAATTACGTGCAGCGGCTGGCCAGTAGCTTCCCCCAGGCGAAGGTCGAGACCGAGCAGATCTACGTGGTGGACCGCAACCTGATCACCTCCGGCGGCATTACCGCAGGCATCGACCTGGCGCTGGCCGTGGTTGCCGAAGATCACGGCAAGTCCCTCGCTCTGGAAGTGGCCAAGGTGCTGCTGGTCGCCCGCCACCGTCAGGGTGGTCAGACGCCGTACGGCCCGCTGCTGGCCGCGGTGCCACGCGATGGCTCGCCGGTGGCGCGGGTGCAGGCCTACATCGTCGACCACATCGACCAGGCCTTCACCGTGCAGAAGATGGCCGATCTGGTCGCGATGAGCAGCCGCAATTTCGCCCGGATCTTCCAGCGTGAGGTTGGCATCACGCCGTTGCAGTACTTGCAGAACGCCCGCATCGACCAGGCACGCAGGCTGCTCGAAGGCAGCGATTTGCCCTTGAAGGTGGTGGCGGCGCAATGTGGGTTTGGTAGCGATCGGCACATGCGCAAGGTGTTCTGCGAGCGAATCGGCATGACGCCGGCGCAATACCGTGCCCAATTTGGCGGAGCCTGA
- a CDS encoding monovalent cation:proton antiporter-2 (CPA2) family protein, which yields MPHEGSLLQTAVIFLLAAVLAVPLAKRLQLGAVIGYLLAGVAIGPQALGLIRDTESVAHISELGVVLLLFIIGLELSPKRLWLMRKSVFGVGSAQVLLTGAVIGAIALFGFAQSLPAALVLGLGLALSSTALGLQSLAESKQLNAPHGRLAFAILLFQDIAAIPLIALVPLLAASGPDTSHGDSLQHGLKVFASIAVVIVGGRYLLRPVFRTVARTGLPEVSTATALLVVIGTAWLMEEAGISMALGAFLAGLLLADSEYRHELESQIEPFKGLLLGLFFISVGMGANLSLLLEMPLVLLGLTLLLILVKLTLLILVGRLAGGLNKASALRLGMVLAAGGEFAFVVFKLGKDQGLFDTQTYDLLLMTITLSMAITPLLMLGCARALKRPQPAPREVPEQYKQIQADAPRVVIVGMGRMGQIVARILRAQKIPFIALETSVDNIEMTRMFEQVPVFYGDPLRPEVLHAAKVGEAEYFVITTDDPELTTRTAEQVKRQYPHLKVLARARNRQHVHKLVDVGAEPIRETFYSSLELTRRALVGLGLSDEQAADRIARFTQHDEEVLVVQGQVRDDRAKVMQTAKEARVELERLFEADVD from the coding sequence ATGCCACATGAAGGCAGCCTTCTGCAAACCGCGGTGATCTTCCTGCTCGCCGCAGTCCTCGCCGTCCCCCTGGCCAAGCGCCTGCAACTGGGCGCCGTGATCGGCTACCTGCTGGCCGGCGTTGCCATCGGCCCCCAGGCCCTGGGCCTGATCCGCGATACCGAAAGCGTCGCGCACATCTCTGAATTGGGCGTGGTCCTGCTGCTGTTCATCATCGGCCTGGAGCTATCGCCCAAGCGCCTGTGGCTGATGCGCAAGTCGGTATTCGGCGTCGGTAGCGCGCAGGTGTTGCTGACCGGTGCGGTCATCGGCGCCATCGCCCTGTTCGGCTTCGCCCAGTCCCTGCCAGCCGCCCTCGTGCTTGGCCTGGGCCTGGCGCTGTCGTCCACCGCGCTGGGCTTGCAGAGCCTGGCCGAGAGCAAGCAGCTCAACGCGCCCCATGGCCGCCTGGCCTTCGCCATCCTGCTGTTCCAGGACATTGCCGCGATTCCGCTGATCGCCCTGGTCCCCCTGCTGGCCGCGAGCGGCCCGGACACCAGCCACGGCGACAGCCTGCAGCATGGCCTGAAGGTCTTCGCCAGCATCGCCGTGGTGATCGTCGGTGGTCGCTATCTATTGCGCCCGGTGTTCCGCACGGTGGCGCGTACCGGCCTGCCGGAGGTGTCCACCGCCACCGCGCTGCTGGTGGTTATCGGCACTGCCTGGCTGATGGAAGAGGCGGGTATTTCCATGGCGCTGGGTGCGTTTCTGGCCGGTTTGCTGTTGGCCGATTCGGAGTACCGCCACGAGCTTGAGTCGCAGATCGAGCCGTTCAAGGGGCTGCTGCTGGGGCTGTTCTTCATCAGTGTCGGCATGGGCGCCAACCTGAGCCTGCTGCTGGAAATGCCACTGGTGTTGCTGGGCCTGACGCTGCTGCTGATCCTGGTCAAACTGACCCTGCTGATTCTGGTAGGGCGCCTGGCCGGCGGCCTGAACAAGGCCAGCGCCCTGCGCCTGGGCATGGTGCTGGCGGCGGGCGGTGAGTTTGCCTTCGTGGTGTTCAAGCTGGGTAAGGACCAGGGATTGTTCGACACCCAGACCTACGACCTGCTGCTGATGACCATCACTCTGTCGATGGCCATCACGCCGCTGCTGATGCTTGGCTGCGCCCGCGCCCTCAAGCGCCCGCAACCGGCCCCGCGTGAAGTGCCCGAGCAGTACAAGCAGATCCAGGCCGATGCGCCGCGGGTGGTGATCGTCGGCATGGGCCGCATGGGCCAGATCGTCGCACGGATCCTGCGGGCGCAGAAAATTCCGTTCATTGCCCTGGAAACCTCGGTCGACAACATTGAAATGACGCGCATGTTCGAACAGGTACCGGTGTTCTACGGCGACCCGCTACGTCCGGAGGTGCTGCATGCGGCCAAGGTCGGCGAGGCGGAGTATTTCGTCATCACCACCGACGACCCCGAGCTGACCACGCGCACCGCCGAGCAGGTCAAGCGCCAGTACCCGCACCTGAAGGTGCTGGCCCGTGCGCGTAACCGCCAGCATGTGCACAAACTGGTGGACGTGGGCGCCGAGCCGATTCGCGAGACGTTCTATTCCAGCCTTGAGCTGACCCGCCGTGCCTTGGTTGGGTTGGGCTTGAGCGATGAACAGGCGGCTGATCGCATCGCGCGCTTTACCCAGCACGATGAAGAAGTGCTGGTGGTACAGGGGCAGGTGCGCGATGACCGGGCCAAGGTGATGCAGACGGCCAAGGAGGCGCGGGTGGAGTTGGAGCGGTTGTTCGAGGCGGATGTGGATTGA
- the ycaC gene encoding isochorismate family cysteine hydrolase YcaC, with protein sequence MTHFKYNRLNKEDAAVLLVDHQAGLLSLVRDIEPDKFKNNVLALADLAKFFNLPTILTTSFEQGPNGPLVPELKALFPDAPYIARPGQINAWDNEDFVKAVKATGKKQLIIAGVVTEVCVAFPALAALEEEFDVFVVTDASGTFNEMTRDAAHNRMSQAGAQLMTWFGVACELHRDWRNDIEGLAALCSNHIPDYRNLMTSYNALTAGK encoded by the coding sequence ATGACCCACTTCAAATACAACCGCCTGAACAAAGAAGACGCTGCTGTTCTGCTGGTCGACCACCAGGCTGGCCTGCTGTCGCTGGTGCGTGACATCGAGCCGGACAAGTTCAAGAACAACGTGCTGGCCCTGGCCGACCTTGCCAAGTTCTTCAACCTGCCGACCATCCTCACCACCAGCTTCGAGCAAGGCCCCAACGGCCCGCTGGTGCCGGAGCTCAAAGCGCTGTTCCCGGATGCCCCCTACATCGCCCGCCCAGGCCAGATCAACGCCTGGGACAACGAAGATTTCGTCAAGGCAGTCAAGGCCACTGGCAAGAAGCAGCTGATCATCGCCGGCGTAGTGACCGAAGTGTGCGTGGCCTTCCCGGCCCTGGCGGCCCTGGAAGAAGAGTTCGATGTGTTCGTGGTGACCGATGCCTCCGGCACCTTCAACGAAATGACCCGCGACGCTGCGCACAACCGCATGAGCCAGGCCGGCGCGCAACTGATGACCTGGTTCGGCGTGGCTTGTGAGCTGCACCGCGACTGGCGCAACGACATCGAAGGGCTGGCGGCGCTATGCTCGAATCACATTCCGGACTACCGGAATCTGATGACCAGCTATAACGCGCTGACGGCTGGGAAGTAA
- a CDS encoding LysR substrate-binding domain-containing protein: MEDLNSLYFFTQVVEHGGFAPAGRALNMPKSKLSRRIADLEDRLGVRLLHRTSRLCSLTEIGQAYYNRCLAMRVEAEGAAEIIERNRSEPRGLVRISCPTTLLNAWVGPMLARYMAKYPQVELFIESTNRRVDLLHEGFDVALRVRFPPLENTDMVMKVLSNSTQCLVGHPQYLEQLPKGFDPQLLGQLPSLHWGGAQRDYQWELFQGEDSSRSIVIAHTPRVVTDDLFALRHFVVAGLGIAHLPRVAVREDLAAGRLVELLPDWHPRCGIVHAIFPSRRGLLPSVRSLIDHLAEEFVVSDMA, translated from the coding sequence TTGGAAGACCTCAACTCCCTCTACTTCTTCACCCAGGTAGTCGAGCACGGCGGCTTCGCCCCGGCGGGTCGGGCGCTGAACATGCCCAAGTCGAAACTCAGCCGACGTATCGCCGACCTCGAAGACCGCCTCGGTGTACGCCTGCTGCACCGCACCAGCCGGCTTTGCTCGCTCACCGAGATCGGCCAGGCCTACTACAACCGTTGCCTGGCCATGCGCGTCGAGGCCGAGGGCGCGGCGGAAATCATCGAGCGCAACCGCAGCGAACCGCGCGGGCTGGTGCGCATCAGTTGCCCCACCACGTTGCTCAACGCCTGGGTCGGCCCGATGCTGGCCCGCTACATGGCCAAGTACCCCCAGGTCGAACTGTTCATCGAAAGCACCAACCGCCGGGTCGACCTGCTGCACGAAGGCTTCGACGTGGCGCTGCGGGTGCGTTTTCCACCCTTGGAGAACACCGACATGGTGATGAAGGTGCTGAGCAACAGCACCCAGTGCCTGGTCGGCCATCCGCAGTACCTTGAACAGTTGCCCAAGGGCTTCGACCCGCAGCTGCTCGGCCAACTGCCCAGCCTGCACTGGGGCGGCGCACAGCGTGATTACCAGTGGGAGCTGTTCCAGGGCGAGGACTCCAGCCGCAGCATCGTCATCGCACACACCCCGCGGGTGGTGACCGACGACCTGTTCGCCTTGCGCCACTTCGTGGTCGCCGGCCTCGGTATCGCGCACCTGCCTCGGGTCGCGGTACGCGAAGACCTGGCCGCCGGCCGGCTGGTCGAGCTCTTGCCCGACTGGCACCCACGTTGCGGCATCGTCCATGCGATCTTCCCGTCGCGGCGCGGCTTGCTGCCCTCGGTACGCTCGCTGATCGATCATCTCGCCGAGGAGTTCGTCGTCAGCGACATGGCCTGA
- a CDS encoding YbfB/YjiJ family MFS transporter, producing MNASRQRAPWLLIWAGLCASLVGIGLARFAYTPLVPALIDARWFTSAAVVYLGAANLAGYLIGALVGRPLAVRWSSRAVLRGMMVLVALAFLACAWPLSVAWFFGWRLLSGVAGGVIMVLAAGSILPHVQASRRGLASGAIFLGIGLGIAVAASLVPWLLGRGVQQTWLGLAALSLVLTASSWAGWPDDPIPDQPTHTPCATVTSPAIIVLFGQYALMATALVAPMMFLVDYVSRGLGAGSHGAAVIWGLYGLGAIVGPVLYGSLADHLGARGGIRLVLLAQLIALGVLLGSHDLRVLGGAALIIGSFPPGIVPLALARVHQLVEGHARQNAIWSRATVSFASFQAIAGYAYSALFAATAGGYGVLFAVAAGAIVLALVADLLLRGEPRSAAVRV from the coding sequence ATGAACGCCTCACGTCAACGTGCGCCTTGGTTGCTGATCTGGGCTGGGCTATGTGCCAGCCTGGTCGGCATCGGCCTGGCGCGGTTTGCCTATACCCCGCTGGTGCCGGCGCTGATCGACGCACGTTGGTTCACCAGTGCGGCGGTGGTTTACCTCGGAGCGGCCAACCTGGCTGGCTATCTAATCGGAGCCTTGGTTGGCCGACCGCTGGCGGTGCGCTGGTCGAGCCGGGCAGTGCTGCGTGGCATGATGGTGCTTGTCGCGCTGGCGTTCCTGGCGTGTGCCTGGCCGCTATCGGTAGCCTGGTTTTTCGGCTGGCGGCTGCTGTCTGGTGTGGCGGGTGGGGTAATCATGGTGTTGGCAGCCGGTTCGATCCTTCCTCACGTACAGGCCTCGCGCCGCGGCCTGGCCAGCGGTGCGATCTTCCTGGGTATCGGCTTGGGTATCGCCGTTGCCGCGAGCCTGGTGCCGTGGTTGTTGGGTCGGGGAGTGCAGCAGACCTGGCTGGGGCTCGCTGCGCTGTCGCTGGTGTTGACTGCCAGCAGTTGGGCGGGCTGGCCGGATGACCCTATACCCGACCAGCCGACGCATACGCCCTGCGCAACCGTGACATCGCCGGCGATTATCGTGCTGTTTGGCCAGTATGCATTGATGGCGACGGCACTGGTGGCTCCGATGATGTTCCTGGTCGACTACGTCAGCCGGGGGCTCGGTGCGGGCAGTCACGGCGCGGCGGTGATCTGGGGGTTATACGGCTTGGGCGCGATTGTCGGCCCGGTGTTGTACGGATCGCTTGCCGACCACCTGGGCGCTCGTGGCGGTATCCGCCTGGTACTGTTGGCGCAACTGATCGCCCTCGGCGTATTGCTGGGCAGTCATGACTTGCGTGTGCTTGGCGGTGCGGCGTTGATTATCGGTTCATTTCCGCCAGGCATCGTGCCCCTGGCACTGGCCCGTGTGCATCAGTTGGTGGAGGGGCATGCCCGGCAGAATGCGATCTGGAGCCGAGCGACGGTGTCGTTCGCCAGCTTCCAGGCCATTGCCGGATACGCTTATTCGGCGCTGTTCGCCGCTACCGCTGGCGGCTACGGCGTCCTGTTCGCCGTGGCGGCGGGGGCGATAGTACTGGCCCTGGTCGCCGACCTGCTGCTGCGTGGCGAGCCACGCAGCGCAGCCGTCCGGGTTTGA
- a CDS encoding LysR family transcriptional regulator, whose protein sequence is MNWDDTRVFLALCRAQTLRAAARSLGVDQATVGRRLASLEAALDATLFLRASNGYVLTAAGEVVMRAALDMEASASSLERQILGLDERLSGVVRVTTTDSFALDFIIPAVARLRLEHPSIEVQLQASTQMLNLSKREADIAVRTHKPDNPELVVRRLARWHSGLFASRAYLERQGEPAQGTAFAGHDLVIYQPYLDSGKEVGLVGEPIAQGRIALTCTSGLMVRQALAQGLGLGELPVPLGERDGLCKVWQTRKPYDVWLVTHQDVRHTARVRAVIEAIAEAFAD, encoded by the coding sequence ATGAACTGGGACGACACCCGCGTATTCCTCGCCCTATGCCGTGCACAGACCCTACGCGCCGCCGCCCGCAGCCTCGGTGTCGACCAGGCCACCGTGGGTCGCCGCCTCGCTTCGCTGGAAGCCGCCCTGGACGCGACCCTGTTCCTGCGCGCCTCGAACGGCTACGTACTGACCGCAGCCGGCGAGGTGGTCATGCGTGCGGCGTTGGACATGGAGGCATCCGCCTCCAGTCTGGAGCGACAGATTCTCGGCCTGGACGAGCGCCTGAGCGGCGTGGTGAGGGTGACCACCACCGACTCGTTCGCACTGGACTTCATCATTCCAGCCGTGGCCAGGTTGCGCTTGGAGCATCCGTCCATCGAAGTGCAACTGCAGGCCTCGACGCAGATGCTCAATCTGAGCAAGCGCGAGGCGGACATCGCCGTGCGCACGCATAAGCCGGACAACCCCGAACTGGTGGTGCGTCGCCTGGCACGCTGGCACAGCGGCTTGTTCGCCTCGCGCGCCTATCTCGAACGCCAAGGCGAACCCGCGCAAGGCACTGCCTTCGCCGGGCATGATCTGGTGATCTACCAGCCATACCTGGACAGCGGCAAGGAGGTGGGCCTGGTAGGCGAGCCCATCGCCCAGGGGCGAATCGCCCTGACCTGTACCTCAGGCTTGATGGTGCGCCAGGCGCTTGCCCAGGGTCTTGGCCTCGGCGAATTGCCGGTGCCGCTGGGGGAGCGCGACGGCCTGTGCAAGGTGTGGCAAACCCGCAAACCGTATGATGTATGGCTGGTAACGCACCAGGATGTGCGGCATACGGCGCGCGTACGGGCGGTGATCGAAGCGATTGCCGAGGCATTTGCGGACTAG
- a CDS encoding OprD family porin: MTPTLQGPGRALLATLALCPVLGHAQDAEWSLLSRNYFLHSDFRSPAGARQNYRQEWAQGFIGEIRSGFTEGTVGVGLDAHGFIGIKLDGGRGHAGTGLLPRDSDGRAESSYSSAGAALKLRLGETQLRLGEMTVETPVFDTGDKRLHPEYATGWLLENTSLPGWRLQAGRFTAFNNQDNSATRGDFSGYGATTEGRAMSLAGATFAPGGPFGGALYAGQLQDTWRQAYLNLNWAQGRWRLDGNLYQTRDTGAASAGAIDTLAYSVAAKYLAGAQALTLAYQKIEGDTPFDFVGGDSIYLANSIKYADFNGPGERSWQLRYDLDFATLGVPGLSLMGRYVSGSGIDGSHAPAGGAYVGQQGQGGRHWERDIDLKYVVQAGAAKDLSLSFSHVSHRANQAQAGDDIDRIYLIVEYPLKGRF; the protein is encoded by the coding sequence ATGACCCCCACCCTCCAAGGCCCAGGCCGTGCCCTGCTGGCCACCCTGGCCCTGTGCCCGGTGCTTGGCCATGCGCAGGACGCCGAATGGTCGCTGCTCAGCCGCAACTACTTCCTGCACAGCGACTTCCGCTCACCGGCGGGAGCCCGGCAGAACTACCGCCAGGAATGGGCCCAGGGCTTCATCGGCGAAATCCGCTCCGGCTTCACCGAAGGCACCGTGGGCGTGGGTCTGGACGCACACGGTTTCATCGGCATCAAGCTCGACGGCGGCCGCGGCCATGCAGGCACTGGCCTGTTGCCGCGCGATAGCGATGGGCGCGCTGAGTCAAGTTATTCAAGTGCCGGCGCTGCGCTGAAACTGCGCTTGGGTGAAACCCAACTGCGCCTGGGCGAAATGACCGTGGAAACACCCGTGTTCGACACTGGCGACAAGCGCCTGCACCCCGAATACGCCACCGGCTGGCTGCTGGAGAACACCAGCCTGCCTGGCTGGCGCTTGCAGGCCGGGCGCTTCACCGCCTTCAACAACCAGGACAACAGCGCCACCCGCGGCGATTTCAGCGGCTACGGCGCCACCACCGAAGGCCGCGCCATGAGCCTGGCCGGAGCCACCTTCGCACCCGGCGGCCCGTTCGGCGGCGCGCTGTACGCCGGCCAGTTGCAAGACACCTGGCGCCAGGCCTACCTCAACCTGAACTGGGCCCAGGGCCGCTGGCGCCTCGACGGCAACCTGTACCAGACCCGCGACACCGGCGCCGCCAGCGCAGGGGCCATCGACACCCTGGCCTACAGCGTCGCCGCCAAGTACCTGGCCGGTGCCCAGGCACTGACGCTTGCCTACCAGAAGATCGAAGGCGACACCCCATTCGACTTCGTCGGTGGCGACTCCATCTACCTGGCCAACTCCATCAAGTACGCCGACTTCAACGGCCCCGGCGAGCGTTCGTGGCAACTGCGCTACGACCTCGACTTCGCCACCCTGGGCGTACCCGGGCTTAGCCTGATGGGACGCTACGTCAGTGGCAGTGGCATCGACGGCAGCCATGCCCCGGCCGGTGGGGCATACGTGGGCCAGCAAGGGCAGGGCGGGCGGCATTGGGAACGGGATATCGACCTCAAGTACGTGGTACAGGCCGGGGCCGCCAAGGACCTCAGCCTGTCGTTTTCCCACGTCAGCCACCGCGCCAACCAGGCCCAGGCGGGGGACGACATCGACCGCATCTACCTGATCGTCGAGTATCCGCTCAAAGGGCGATTTTGA
- a CDS encoding amidohydrolase produces the protein MTADLILFNGKLHTVDREKPTATAVAIKDGRFIAVGNDAEAMAHKGAATQIVDLKQRTVIPGLNDSHLHLIRGGLNYNLELRWEGVPSVADALRMLKDQAARTPTPQWVRVVGGWNEFQFAEKRMPTLEEINQAAPDTPVFLLHLYDRALLNRAALKAVGYDKSTPNPPGGEIQRDKFGNPTGMLIARPNAMILYATLAKGPKLPLEYQVNSTRQFMRELNRLGLTSAIDAGGGYQNFPDDYSVIQELADNNQLTVRIAYNLFTQKPKEELDDFRKWTSSVKLHSGTDFLRHNGAGEMLVFSAADFEDFLEPRPDLPQTMEEELEPVVRHLVEQRWPFRLHATYNESITRMLDVFEKVNRDIPFNGLPWFFDHAETITPQNIERVRALGGGIAIQDRMAFQGEYFVDRYGAKAAEQTPPVKRMLEMGVPVGAGTDATRVSSYNPWTSLYWLVSGKTVGGMELYPEGLDRDTALQLFTQGSAWFSSEQGKKGQIKVGQLADLAALSLDFFSVEEEAIKGIESVLTIVDGKVVYAAGEFDRLGPPQVPVLPEWSPVAKVPGHWRVGTPSLAAMAHQCVGPCGVHAHSHEKARHSSVPVNDFQGFWGALGCSCFAF, from the coding sequence ATGACCGCCGACCTCATCCTGTTCAACGGTAAACTGCACACCGTTGACCGCGAAAAGCCCACTGCCACCGCCGTTGCCATCAAGGACGGGCGTTTCATCGCCGTGGGCAACGATGCCGAGGCCATGGCCCACAAGGGCGCAGCCACGCAGATCGTCGACCTCAAGCAACGCACGGTCATTCCCGGCCTCAACGACTCGCACCTGCACCTGATCCGCGGCGGCCTCAACTACAACCTCGAATTGCGCTGGGAAGGCGTGCCGTCGGTGGCCGATGCCCTGCGCATGCTCAAGGACCAGGCCGCACGTACGCCGACCCCGCAGTGGGTCCGCGTGGTCGGCGGCTGGAACGAATTCCAGTTCGCCGAAAAGCGCATGCCGACCCTGGAGGAAATCAACCAGGCGGCGCCCGACACCCCGGTGTTCCTGCTGCACCTGTATGACCGTGCGCTGCTCAACCGCGCTGCGCTCAAGGCGGTCGGCTACGACAAGAGCACGCCGAACCCACCGGGTGGCGAGATCCAGCGTGACAAGTTCGGTAACCCGACCGGCATGCTGATCGCCCGCCCCAACGCGATGATCCTCTACGCGACCTTGGCCAAAGGGCCGAAGCTGCCGTTGGAATATCAGGTCAATTCCACCCGCCAGTTCATGCGTGAGCTCAACCGGTTGGGCCTGACCAGCGCCATCGATGCTGGCGGCGGCTACCAGAACTTCCCTGACGATTACTCGGTGATCCAGGAGCTGGCCGACAACAACCAGTTGACCGTGCGCATCGCCTACAACCTGTTCACTCAAAAGCCCAAGGAAGAGCTGGACGACTTCCGCAAGTGGACCTCCAGCGTCAAGCTGCACAGCGGAACCGACTTCCTGCGCCACAACGGTGCTGGCGAGATGCTGGTGTTCTCTGCCGCCGACTTCGAGGACTTCCTCGAACCGCGCCCGGACCTGCCGCAGACCATGGAAGAAGAACTGGAGCCGGTGGTGCGCCACTTGGTCGAGCAGCGCTGGCCGTTCCGCCTGCACGCCACCTACAACGAATCGATCACCCGCATGCTCGACGTGTTCGAGAAGGTCAACCGCGACATTCCGTTCAATGGTCTGCCGTGGTTCTTCGACCACGCCGAAACCATCACCCCGCAGAACATCGAGCGTGTGCGCGCCCTGGGCGGCGGCATCGCGATCCAGGACCGCATGGCCTTCCAGGGTGAGTATTTCGTCGACCGCTATGGTGCCAAGGCCGCCGAGCAGACCCCGCCGGTCAAGCGCATGCTCGAGATGGGCGTACCGGTCGGGGCCGGCACCGACGCTACCCGCGTGTCCAGCTACAACCCGTGGACTTCGCTGTACTGGTTGGTCAGCGGCAAGACCGTGGGTGGCATGGAGCTGTATCCGGAAGGCCTGGACCGGGATACCGCGCTGCAGTTGTTCACTCAGGGCAGCGCCTGGTTCTCCAGCGAGCAGGGCAAGAAGGGGCAGATCAAGGTAGGCCAACTGGCCGACCTGGCGGCGTTGTCGCTGGACTTCTTCAGCGTCGAGGAAGAAGCGATCAAGGGCATCGAGTCGGTGCTGACCATCGTCGACGGCAAGGTGGTGTACGCCGCCGGCGAGTTCGACCGTCTCGGCCCACCGCAGGTGCCGGTGCTGCCGGAGTGGTCGCCGGTGGCCAAGGTGCCTGGGCACTGGCGTGTGGGTACGCCGTCGCTGGCTGCAATGGCGCACCAGTGCGTCGGGCCTTGCGGGGTGCATGCGCACAGCCATGAGAAAGCGCGGCATTCGAGTGTGCCGGTGAACGACTTCCAGGGCTTCTGGGGCGCGTTGGGTTGTTCGTGCTTCGCGTTCTGA
- the ycaC gene encoding isochorismate family cysteine hydrolase YcaC, whose amino-acid sequence MTHFKYNRLNKDDAAVLLVDHQAGLLSLVRDIEPDAFKNNVLALADLAKFFNLPTILTTSFEQGPNGPLVPELKALFPDAPYIARPGQINAWDNEDFVKAVKATGKKQLIIAGVVTEVCVAFPALAALEEEFDVFVVTDASGTFNEMTRDAAHNRMSQAGAQLMTWFGVACELHRDWRNDIEGLAALCSNHIPDYRNLMTSYNAFNAGK is encoded by the coding sequence ATGACCCACTTCAAATACAACCGCCTGAACAAAGACGACGCCGCTGTTCTGCTGGTGGACCACCAGGCTGGCCTGCTGTCCCTGGTGCGTGACATCGAGCCGGACGCATTCAAGAACAACGTGCTGGCCCTGGCCGATCTGGCCAAGTTCTTCAACCTGCCGACCATCCTCACCACCAGCTTCGAGCAAGGCCCCAACGGCCCGCTGGTGCCGGAGCTCAAAGCGCTGTTCCCGGATGCCCCCTACATCGCCCGCCCAGGCCAGATCAACGCCTGGGACAACGAAGACTTCGTCAAGGCAGTGAAGGCCACCGGCAAGAAGCAGCTGATCATCGCCGGCGTAGTGACCGAAGTGTGCGTGGCCTTCCCGGCGCTGGCGGCCCTGGAAGAAGAGTTCGATGTGTTCGTGGTCACCGATGCTTCCGGCACCTTCAACGAAATGACCCGCGACGCCGCACACAACCGCATGAGCCAGGCCGGCGCGCAACTGATGACCTGGTTCGGCGTGGCTTGTGAGCTGCACCGCGACTGGCGCAACGATATCGAAGGTCTGGCGGCGCTGTGCTCCAACCACATCCCCGACTACCGCAACCTGATGACCAGCTACAACGCCTTCAACGCCGGCAAGTAA